The Phyllopteryx taeniolatus isolate TA_2022b chromosome 9, UOR_Ptae_1.2, whole genome shotgun sequence genome contains a region encoding:
- the LOC133484177 gene encoding E3 ubiquitin-protein ligase MARCHF9-like isoform X3 gives MRGVIGGCSWPPLTRSRRGEEEDEQKAHRGPAGDKVKHLQQEDDASLESLTESGLRTPQCRICFQGPDKWQSISLNLIEKIQISAIILGALFLTASFGWLMWSIVSPYAEFQHQDYIFKILYGLYIFMDFVCIGLLIQQGPAVYRIIRRWHTMNQKWKVLNYEKKKDLTSCASKGAGGEENTREVTENGQEPRRRLRSCLTLYVGNTVLRILNRLRPNNLTANHEVVMSATTV, from the exons ATGAGGGGGGTCATCGGAGGCTGTTCTTGGCCGCCGCTCACTCGCTCTCGtcggggagaggaggaggatgagcaGAAAGCTCACCGGGGGCCTGCAGGCGATAAAGTTAAGCACCTGCAGCAGGAGGACGATGCCTCCCTCGAAAGTCTTACAGAAAGTGGACTGCGCACCCCGCAGTGCCGGATCTGCTTCCAGGGCCCAGACAAG TGGCAATCTATCTCGCTGAACTTGATTGAAAAGATACAGATTTCAGCCATCATCCTGGGCGCTCTGTTCCTCACAGCCAGTTTTGGTTGGCTTATGTGGTCAATTGTCAGCCCCTACGCAGAATTCCAGCACCAGGATTATATCTTTAAGATATTATATGGCCTGTACATCTTCATGGATTTCGTTTGCATAG GACTTCTAATCCAACAAGGACCGGCTGTTTACCGGATCATAAGGCGCTGGCATACAATGAACCAGAAGTGGAAAGTGCTGAAttatgagaaaaagaaagacttGACCAGTTGTGCCAGCAAAGGTGCTGGTGGTGAGGAAAACACCAGAGAGGTCACAGAGAACGGTCAGGAGCCGAGGCGACGTTTAAGGTCTTGCCTTACTCTTTATGTTGGCAATACTGTTCTGCGAATCCTGAACAGGCTAAGACCCAACAACCTTACCGCCAACCATGAGGTAGTCATGAGTGCGACCACTGTATAG
- the LOC133484177 gene encoding E3 ubiquitin-protein ligase MARCHF9-like isoform X2 has product MRGVIGGCSWPPLTRSRRGEEEDEQKAHRGPAGDKVKHLQQEDDASLESLTESGLRTPQCRICFQGPDKSCLIRWIGETGSWRCELCRFKYRVFSICTKNPLQWQSISLNLIEKIQISAIILGALFLTASFGWLMWSIVSPYAEFQHQDYIFKILYGLYIFMDFVCIGLLIQQGPAVYRIIRRWHTMNQKWKVLNYEKKKDLTSCASKGAGGEENTREVTENGQEPRRRLRSCLTLYVGNTVLRILNRLRPNNLTANHEVVMSATTV; this is encoded by the exons ATGAGGGGGGTCATCGGAGGCTGTTCTTGGCCGCCGCTCACTCGCTCTCGtcggggagaggaggaggatgagcaGAAAGCTCACCGGGGGCCTGCAGGCGATAAAGTTAAGCACCTGCAGCAGGAGGACGATGCCTCCCTCGAAAGTCTTACAGAAAGTGGACTGCGCACCCCGCAGTGCCGGATCTGCTTCCAGGGCCCAGACAAG TCTTGCCTTATCCGCTGGATCGGGGAAACGGGCTCCTGGCGCTGTGAGCTCTGCCGCTTCAAGTACCGGGTATTTTCCATTTGCACCAAGAACCCACTGCAG TGGCAATCTATCTCGCTGAACTTGATTGAAAAGATACAGATTTCAGCCATCATCCTGGGCGCTCTGTTCCTCACAGCCAGTTTTGGTTGGCTTATGTGGTCAATTGTCAGCCCCTACGCAGAATTCCAGCACCAGGATTATATCTTTAAGATATTATATGGCCTGTACATCTTCATGGATTTCGTTTGCATAG GACTTCTAATCCAACAAGGACCGGCTGTTTACCGGATCATAAGGCGCTGGCATACAATGAACCAGAAGTGGAAAGTGCTGAAttatgagaaaaagaaagacttGACCAGTTGTGCCAGCAAAGGTGCTGGTGGTGAGGAAAACACCAGAGAGGTCACAGAGAACGGTCAGGAGCCGAGGCGACGTTTAAGGTCTTGCCTTACTCTTTATGTTGGCAATACTGTTCTGCGAATCCTGAACAGGCTAAGACCCAACAACCTTACCGCCAACCATGAGGTAGTCATGAGTGCGACCACTGTATAG
- the LOC133484177 gene encoding E3 ubiquitin-protein ligase MARCHF9-like isoform X1 gives MRGVIGGCSWPPLTRSRRGEEEDEQKAHRGPAGDKVKHLQQEDDASLESLTESGLRTPQCRICFQGPDKGELLSPCHCDGSVRFSHQSCLIRWIGETGSWRCELCRFKYRVFSICTKNPLQWQSISLNLIEKIQISAIILGALFLTASFGWLMWSIVSPYAEFQHQDYIFKILYGLYIFMDFVCIGLLIQQGPAVYRIIRRWHTMNQKWKVLNYEKKKDLTSCASKGAGGEENTREVTENGQEPRRRLRSCLTLYVGNTVLRILNRLRPNNLTANHEVVMSATTV, from the exons ATGAGGGGGGTCATCGGAGGCTGTTCTTGGCCGCCGCTCACTCGCTCTCGtcggggagaggaggaggatgagcaGAAAGCTCACCGGGGGCCTGCAGGCGATAAAGTTAAGCACCTGCAGCAGGAGGACGATGCCTCCCTCGAAAGTCTTACAGAAAGTGGACTGCGCACCCCGCAGTGCCGGATCTGCTTCCAGGGCCCAGACAAG GGAGAGCTGTTGAGCCCCTGCCACTGTGATGGTTCTGTCCGCTTCTCTCACCAGTCTTGCCTTATCCGCTGGATCGGGGAAACGGGCTCCTGGCGCTGTGAGCTCTGCCGCTTCAAGTACCGGGTATTTTCCATTTGCACCAAGAACCCACTGCAG TGGCAATCTATCTCGCTGAACTTGATTGAAAAGATACAGATTTCAGCCATCATCCTGGGCGCTCTGTTCCTCACAGCCAGTTTTGGTTGGCTTATGTGGTCAATTGTCAGCCCCTACGCAGAATTCCAGCACCAGGATTATATCTTTAAGATATTATATGGCCTGTACATCTTCATGGATTTCGTTTGCATAG GACTTCTAATCCAACAAGGACCGGCTGTTTACCGGATCATAAGGCGCTGGCATACAATGAACCAGAAGTGGAAAGTGCTGAAttatgagaaaaagaaagacttGACCAGTTGTGCCAGCAAAGGTGCTGGTGGTGAGGAAAACACCAGAGAGGTCACAGAGAACGGTCAGGAGCCGAGGCGACGTTTAAGGTCTTGCCTTACTCTTTATGTTGGCAATACTGTTCTGCGAATCCTGAACAGGCTAAGACCCAACAACCTTACCGCCAACCATGAGGTAGTCATGAGTGCGACCACTGTATAG